One Cydia fagiglandana chromosome 5, ilCydFagi1.1, whole genome shotgun sequence genomic window, TGGTTTAATGTACCTATAATGCATAGTGACAAAATATGAGTTATTcgcgaacggtctagaacgcaaaatgactagtgtaacattttgcctatatcgctcttagtctacatcgcgaacggtccagaacaccaaatgcctacatcattttccgtcgttttatctttacgttagcgatgtcgacggagccccgctgctcctattctgtgctgtgtgcccttcggccatttgaagataacaggaacctaacctacctgtgtgatataaaaaagtggttctagaccgttcgcaatgtagactaaaagcgataaaggcaaaatattacactagtcattttgcgttctagaccatccgcGACTATACTCAAAATATGTATCTGCCACTATAATaaacatcatattttcataagaATTTCTCGTTTATGATGATACTTCACTGCAGTCTTTACAGCTTGGACCTACTCtacacatatatttattttacaaacagGGCAGTAGAGTGGTCTACCTACCtcatgcaagtgttatttaaacgtcgtaatttcataaaagtttgacgtttaaaataactcttGAACATTCTGAGCattcaaaatcgctgccaactttgTTTGATTTAACTCTAGCTCTAAGAGACATCAAGCCAAACAAACAACACTTGACAAGTTTGTTTAGCTTTATCTTGGCCTCGATTAATTCAGAATGGTACCAGATTACTCGTCACCGCTAGTTAAACAAGAATAAACACGTCAAAACATCCGTTACTAATTGAAATTGTTTCCTCTTATTTGTGTCATAACAGATCATGAAGTTTTTAAGAGGAACATTCGTTGAAAATAGCATTACTCGGAAATATCCGTATACTCGTACAAATTTAGAAGGCGTAGCTTATCGCGTGACATTACAATAACAAGCGAATTAATATTCGTTTTACACATAATTATATGATTACAAAGGTTAAAACGCCTTccaaatatttacttaaacaTAAAGAATCGACCGGGTTTTCGACTTGCCTGAAATAGATACcaattgtattgtatattagGTTTATCTCAATAAGATGCCTTCTAtgcatattataatttattatcaaatattaatatacctacctaatcttTCATAGATAGGAAAATAGCTTTCAGAATAGATGGTGATAGCGGCTGACTAACGATCTGCCAAGTCTGTGCTGTTACGAATTGCGCTTCATTCCAAAATTTACATAACAATTTACTGGGAATAGgaaaatacctatttctatgtttactttaaaatatCGTTCTTGAACCCGCTGTTACAAATCACTTTGTTTTCAAATCGATTCTCGTTTCAGACAATTTCAAAGAGCTGACGAATCTTTGAAAAGCGAACGGATTGTTTCTCGAAAACTACATGGAAACTACCATGACACTCGACAGTGTAAAAAAGCAAATACAATGCTTTGGAATCATCAATTGTTATTTAGTTTACCTTATTCTTGGTGTTCGTAATATAACTAATGGTTTTACCGATTAACGTTGTAAATTATACGGTCAGACTTAGATGTTTTCTACGAACGCATTAACTCGTACGTTTGCTGTCGTACATAATTAAAGTTTTCCACAGTTACAAAATTATGCATAATACCTACGTTGCAATAACTCCCAGATTATTTCGAACCCTTTCTAATGTTGTTTCGTTTGGTTGTTACAGAGCGAGTCGAGCTACACATCATCGGAGGAGGGatgcggcggcggcgagcggcaCGCCGTGCTGAGTTACGAGCAGGTGTCGCGGCTCAACGACGTCATGGACGAGGTGGTGGCCATCCACGGCCGCGGCAACTACCCCACGCTGCACGTGCGCCTGCGGGAGCTGGTGGCCGGCGTGCGGGCGCGGCTTGAAGCCCCCCAGGCCGCCGGCGGGGCCGGCGTCGCCGTCCGCGACGTCCGTCTCAACGGCGGAGCGGCTTCTCACGTTCTCGCCGACCGCCCCCAGCCCTACTCCGACATCGACCTCATTTTCACCGCCGACCTCCCCACCGCGCGCCACTGCGACCGCGTGAAGGCCGCCGTGCTCGGCCATCTCTCCACCCTCCTACCCCCGGCCACCCCACGCCGCCGCGCCTCCACTGCCGGCCTAAAAGAAGCCTACGTCTCCAAAATGGTCCGCGTCAACTCCGACGGCGACCGCTGGTCGCTCATCTCCCTCGGAAACTCCCGCGGGCACAAATCTGTGGAGCTCAAGTTCGTGGACACCATGCGGCGTCAGTTTGAGTTCTCCGTGGACTCGTTCCAGATCGCGCTAGATTCGCTACTCGCGTTCCACGAGTGCGCGGCGCTGCCCATCGGCGAGAACTTCTATCCGACCGTAGTCGGCGAGTCAGTGTACGGAGATTTCCGCGAAGCTCTGATCCACCTAACGGAGAAGTTGATCGCGACACGCCAGCCCGAGGAAATCCGCGGCGGCGGCCTGCTCAAGTATTGCGCTTTACTGGCTAAAGGATATAGGGCCGCGCGGCCGGATCGCATCAAGACGCTAGAGCGATATATGTGCTCGCGGTTCTTCATCGACTTCCCCGAGCTCGGCCAGCAGCGCGCCAAGCTCGAGGCGTACCTACGGAATCACTTCGTCGGGCGCGAGGAGGAGGCCCTCAAGCACCGCTATTTAACGCTGCTGCACGGTGTAGTCCGCGAGTCGACAGTGTGCCTCATGGGCCACGAGCGGCGGCAGACCCTGGCGCTGATCGAGCACCTGGCGTGCCGGGAGCTGTGCGCGCGGACGCCGGTGCTGCTGGCGCCGGGCGTGGGCGTGGGGGTGGGGGTGGGGGTGGGAGTGGGAGTGGGCGGCTACtacgtgtgcgtgtgcgcggCGTGTGCGGCGTGCGCGGCGTGCCCCGCCTGCGCCGCGTCCTACTGCCAGTGCTGCCGCCCGCAGATGTGCCCCGCGTGACCGCGCTAGACCGCCGTGATCAGAGACACGTGATTCTTACCTTCTTTATCGATCGATGAATTTAGTGCCAaatgtatataataaaaaatatatgtatatgtatgatTCACTGTCCTATAGGCGAGTGTATATAATGTGTTATTAATTACGCTTCGTATTCTTGGCTGGATTTTTATTAGGAAAAAAATGGGAAACACCAAAGCGAAAAAGACAGGCCGGTAGACTTACACTTCTTTGGCGATTGCGTATATTTCAGTAGATATAATAGAGTGGGTCTCGAGCACTGACGCCGAGCCGGCTCGACTTGCCATTGAACCTCGCGGCCTTCTGAGCCATATCGGTAGCTTCATGTGGAGACAATTTACCCTGTGTCAATTCGAAGTTGCTCACTTTACTAGTACACAGATCAATTCTCACCAGTCAATTCTCCCGCAAGGCCTCCACGGTAGTAACCTGGAATCTACTAGCTAGTCACTACTGATCACCAAAGCTTGGTGAAGAGTTTAACTAACTCTGATTGGTTATGATGGCAGTATTACTGACTATTAGTGACCTAGACTACCAACCCCGCACTCGTTTGCTAATAATTCTAATCAACTATTGTAATGTTAGCTAGAGAACTAAGCAGAACGTATTTAGCCAACGCTTGAGGTCAAACGTGAAATAATTTCTAGTCGTACTCCTTTCGTGTTGATAATTTAATATGTTAGCAGTACGAAAATTATTTTCCACGAAATATAATGGATGCATTGTTAGGAATAAGTCCGAGTCGATGGTCTGCCTATAAAAAAAGACTAGTTAGTTATTATTAAgctttttatgtataaaattgtcTCCATAATTTTAGTGGCATGTCTCTCAAAAACCCCGCTCAAATGTCAAAGGCGTAACTTTGACTGGAGCTTCAACTAGACTGCTTTGGAAGATAACGATATTTCAGTAGCAACTAAAAGCTAAATAGAAACAAGTCCGGCCTTGTCGTTGGCCTTTAGAAACGTTTAATCGGGTGTAGGGACGTACGAACGTTGTTAAACAAGGAATCGCAAATGCAGACAAAGAATTAGGCATAGACTGTCCCCGCGCGGACGGCAGGCGCGGCCGGGACGCACTTTACGACAtgcctacctacata contains:
- the LOC134664640 gene encoding terminal nucleotidyltransferase 5C isoform X1; this encodes MTDIMTDNDLTDIPDMADEDGYEFDSLKIPEIVTPDDMNESGYQEGSEKSYGDRRDSKEGFGGEGDSDSGVDGVSSGCSTADDCPVVSVNDVVAYYDDIRPRRRHVPQLNFYSVDIEKMAMDAVAQSESSYTSSEEGCGGGERHAVLSYEQVSRLNDVMDEVVAIHGRGNYPTLHVRLRELVAGVRARLEAPQAAGGAGVAVRDVRLNGGAASHVLADRPQPYSDIDLIFTADLPTARHCDRVKAAVLGHLSTLLPPATPRRRASTAGLKEAYVSKMVRVNSDGDRWSLISLGNSRGHKSVELKFVDTMRRQFEFSVDSFQIALDSLLAFHECAALPIGENFYPTVVGESVYGDFREALIHLTEKLIATRQPEEIRGGGLLKYCALLAKGYRAARPDRIKTLERYMCSRFFIDFPELGQQRAKLEAYLRNHFVGREEEALKHRYLTLLHGVVRESTVCLMGHERRQTLALIEHLACRELCARTPVLLAPGVGVGVGVGVGVGVGGYYVCVCAACAACAACPACAASYCQCCRPQMCPA
- the LOC134664640 gene encoding terminal nucleotidyltransferase 5C isoform X2 → MGVIKVSPDAASLISVCDMLDDMKSESSYTSSEEGCGGGERHAVLSYEQVSRLNDVMDEVVAIHGRGNYPTLHVRLRELVAGVRARLEAPQAAGGAGVAVRDVRLNGGAASHVLADRPQPYSDIDLIFTADLPTARHCDRVKAAVLGHLSTLLPPATPRRRASTAGLKEAYVSKMVRVNSDGDRWSLISLGNSRGHKSVELKFVDTMRRQFEFSVDSFQIALDSLLAFHECAALPIGENFYPTVVGESVYGDFREALIHLTEKLIATRQPEEIRGGGLLKYCALLAKGYRAARPDRIKTLERYMCSRFFIDFPELGQQRAKLEAYLRNHFVGREEEALKHRYLTLLHGVVRESTVCLMGHERRQTLALIEHLACRELCARTPVLLAPGVGVGVGVGVGVGVGGYYVCVCAACAACAACPACAASYCQCCRPQMCPA